Proteins from a genomic interval of Hornefia porci:
- a CDS encoding plasmid mobilization protein, whose protein sequence is MPKRYNTPHRSHVVKTRLTDEEYADFTERLAPYGISQSEFLRQAIRRTTIRPVLHVSSVNDELLSAVGKLTAEYGRIGGNLNQIARTLNEWHSPYPAMAKELREAAADLAALKYEVLKKVGDAVGNTQAFRL, encoded by the coding sequence ATGCCGAAGCGATACAACACCCCCCACCGCAGCCATGTTGTGAAAACCCGGCTGACCGATGAAGAATACGCCGACTTCACAGAACGGCTTGCGCCCTATGGTATCAGTCAGTCCGAATTTCTCCGGCAGGCCATCCGGCGCACTACCATACGCCCCGTACTCCATGTGTCGTCAGTCAATGACGAGCTGCTCTCCGCTGTCGGGAAGCTCACAGCCGAGTACGGCAGGATTGGCGGCAATCTCAACCAGATTGCCCGCACCCTCAACGAGTGGCATAGCCCCTACCCGGCTATGGCAAAGGAATTGCGGGAAGCGGCCGCCGACCTTGCCGCCCTCAAGTATGAAGTCCTAAAGAAAGTAGGTGACGCCGTTGGCAACACTCAAGCATTTAGGCTCTAA
- a CDS encoding class I SAM-dependent methyltransferase has product MEYSKEDLMEAKKQILGVGENMGTEESKKIWEENAQFWDNAMGDESNEFHREVVRPKVTELLSPNPADYILDIACGNGNYSSYLAQRGASVVAFDYSKKMIELAKRRQSQYAKQIEFCVADATDRKSILELKRNRAFTKAVSNMAIMDITDIEPLLMAVYELLQESGIFVFATQHPCFVTLTEKYMTPHSYYDIAIEGQPKEQIYYHRSIQDIFNLCFRAGFVIDGFYEECFKTNKEIPMVMIVRLKKVKRDSLK; this is encoded by the coding sequence ATGGAATATAGTAAGGAAGATTTAATGGAAGCAAAAAAGCAAATTTTGGGAGTGGGAGAGAACATGGGAACAGAGGAAAGTAAAAAAATCTGGGAGGAGAACGCACAATTTTGGGATAATGCAATGGGTGACGAATCTAATGAATTTCACAGAGAGGTAGTGCGCCCCAAAGTAACGGAACTTCTATCTCCTAATCCTGCGGATTACATTTTGGATATTGCGTGTGGCAATGGAAATTATTCTTCGTATCTTGCACAAAGAGGTGCTTCGGTTGTCGCTTTTGATTACAGCAAAAAAATGATAGAATTGGCTAAAAGACGGCAATCACAATATGCAAAACAAATTGAATTTTGTGTGGCGGATGCGACCGATAGAAAAAGTATATTAGAATTAAAAAGAAATCGAGCCTTTACGAAAGCAGTTTCTAATATGGCAATTATGGATATTACGGACATTGAACCACTTCTTATGGCTGTTTATGAACTGTTGCAGGAAAGCGGAATTTTTGTCTTTGCAACGCAACACCCTTGTTTTGTCACGTTGACTGAAAAATATATGACACCGCACAGTTACTATGATATAGCGATTGAAGGGCAACCGAAAGAGCAGATTTATTATCATCGTTCCATACAAGATATTTTTAACCTTTGTTTTAGAGCTGGATTTGTCATTGATGGATTTTATGAAGAATGTTTCAAAACCAACAAAGAAATTCCTATGGTAATGATAGTAAGGCTTAAGAAGGTAAAACGTGATAGCTTAAAATAA
- the tet(W) gene encoding tetracycline resistance ribosomal protection protein Tet(W), whose amino-acid sequence MKIINIGILAHVDAGKTTLTESLLYASGAISEPGSVEKGTTRTDTMFLERQRGITIQAAVTSFQWHRCKVNIVDTPGHMDFLAEVYRSLAVLDGAILVISAKDGVQAQTRILFHALRKMNIPTVIFINKIDQAGVDLQSVVQSVRDKLSADIIIKQTVSLSPEIVLEENTDIEAWDAVIENNDKLLEKYIAGEPISREKLVREEQRRVQDASLFPVYYGSAKKGLGIQPLMDAVTGLFQPIGEQGSAALCGSVFKVEYTDCGQRRVYLRLYSGTLRLRDTVALAGREKLKITEMRIPSKGEIVRTDTAYPGEIVILPSDSVRLNDVLGDPTRLPRKRWREDPLPMLRTSIAPKTAAQRERLLDALTQLADTDPLLRCEVDSITHEIILSFLGRVQLEVVSALLSEKYKLETVVKEPTVIYMERPLKAASHTIHIEVPPNPFWASIGLSVTPLPLGSGVQYESRVSLGYLNQSFQNAVRDGIRYGLEQGLFGWNVTDCKICFEYGLYYSPVSTPADFRSLAPIVLEQALKESGTQLLEPYLSFTLYAPREYLSRAYHDAPKYCATIETVQVKKDEVVFTGEIPARCIQAYRTDLAFYTNGQSVCLTELKGYQAAVGKPVIQPRRPNSRLDKVRYMFQKIM is encoded by the coding sequence ATGAAAATAATCAATATTGGAATTCTTGCCCATGTAGACGCTGGAAAGACGACCTTGACGGAGAGCCTGCTATATGCCAGCGGAGCCATTTCAGAACCGGGGAGCGTCGAAAAAGGGACAACGAGGACGGACACCATGTTTTTGGAGCGGCAGCGTGGGATTACCATTCAAGCGGCAGTCACTTCCTTCCAGTGGCACAGATGTAAAGTCAACATTGTGGATACGCCCGGCCACATGGATTTTTTGGCGGAGGTGTACCGCTCTTTGGCTGTTTTAGATGGGGCCATCTTGGTGATCTCCGCTAAAGATGGCGTGCAGGCCCAGACCCGTATTCTGTTCCATGCCCTGCGGAAAATGAACATTCCCACCGTTATCTTTATCAACAAGATCGACCAGGCTGGCGTTGATTTGCAGAGCGTGGTTCAGTCTGTTCGGGATAAGCTCTCCGCCGATATTATCATCAAGCAGACGGTGTCGCTGTCCCCGGAAATAGTCCTGGAGGAAAATACCGACATAGAAGCATGGGATGCGGTCATCGAAAATAACGATAAATTATTGGAAAAGTATATCGCAGGAGAACCAATCAGCCGGGAAAAACTTGTGCGGGAGGAACAGCGGCGGGTTCAAGACGCCTCCCTGTTCCCGGTCTATTATGGCAGCGCCAAAAAGGGCCTTGGCATTCAACCGTTGATGGATGCGGTGACAGGGCTGTTCCAACCGATTGGGGAACAGGGGAGCGCCGCCCTATGCGGCAGCGTTTTCAAGGTGGAGTATACAGATTGCGGCCAGCGGCGTGTCTATCTACGGCTATACAGCGGAACGCTGCGCCTGCGGGATACGGTGGCCCTGGCCGGGAGAGAAAAGCTGAAAATCACAGAGATGCGTATTCCATCCAAAGGGGAAATTGTTCGGACAGACACCGCTTATCCGGGTGAAATTGTTATCCTTCCCAGCGACAGCGTGAGGTTAAACGATGTATTAGGGGACCCAACCCGGCTCCCTCGTAAAAGGTGGCGTGAGGACCCCCTCCCCATGCTGCGGACGTCGATTGCGCCGAAAACGGCAGCGCAAAGAGAACGGCTGCTGGACGCTCTTACGCAACTTGCGGATACTGACCCGCTTTTGCGCTGCGAGGTGGATTCCATCACCCATGAGATCATTCTTTCTTTTTTGGGCCGGGTGCAGTTGGAGGTTGTTTCCGCTTTGCTGTCGGAAAAATACAAGCTTGAAACAGTGGTAAAGGAACCCACCGTCATTTATATGGAGCGGCCGCTCAAAGCAGCCAGCCACACCATCCATATCGAGGTGCCGCCCAACCCGTTTTGGGCATCCATCGGACTGTCTGTTACACCACTCCCGCTTGGCTCCGGTGTACAATACGAGAGCCGGGTTTCGCTGGGATACTTGAACCAGAGTTTTCAAAACGCTGTCAGGGATGGTATCCGTTACGGGCTGGAGCAGGGCTTGTTCGGCTGGAACGTAACGGACTGTAAGATTTGCTTTGAATACGGGCTTTATTACAGTCCGGTCAGCACGCCGGCGGACTTCCGCTCATTGGCCCCGATTGTATTGGAACAGGCATTGAAGGAATCAGGGACGCAACTGCTGGAACCTTATCTCTCCTTCACCCTCTATGCGCCCCGGGAATATCTTTCCAGGGCTTATCATGATGCACCGAAATACTGTGCCACCATCGAAACGGTCCAGGTAAAAAAGGATGAAGTTGTCTTTACTGGCGAGATTCCCGCCCGCTGTATACAGGCATACCGTACTGATCTGGCCTTTTACACCAACGGGCAGAGCGTATGCCTTACAGAACTGAAAGGGTATCAGGCCGCTGTCGGCAAGCCAGTCATCCAGCCCCGCCGTCCAAACAGCCGCCTGGACAAGGTGCGCTATATGTTTCAGAAGATAATGTAA
- a CDS encoding single-stranded DNA-binding protein: MKQEMININANLLAEPTFSNFEKDGETVEVANFTLVKKYGKGKEYINCAAYGEKTEIAKAFEKDDLIHIFGYFKKREKEGKTYKNFVVKSYNKIEKKEENEEE, translated from the coding sequence ATGAAACAAGAAATGATTAACATCAACGCCAACTTATTGGCGGAACCTACTTTCTCAAACTTTGAAAAAGACGGAGAAACGGTAGAAGTTGCAAATTTTACGCTTGTAAAAAAGTACGGTAAGGGTAAGGAGTATATCAACTGTGCAGCTTATGGAGAAAAGACAGAAATAGCAAAAGCCTTTGAGAAAGACGATTTGATTCATATCTTCGGCTACTTTAAGAAGCGTGAAAAAGAGGGAAAGACTTACAAAAACTTTGTAGTGAAGTCATATAACAAGATTGAAAAGAAAGAAGAAAACGAGGAGGAATAA
- a CDS encoding XRE family transcriptional regulator produces MNQEQTNITTGKQIRHLRTQLGMTQEELAGELNVTRQALSNWERDVNEPDLNMLKKICFLFGVNMDDFAKEVITKMETYEKKEKRQFNKYDMAIGLFYGVGIFLGIGIFFVGGFMTMSGAGWGASLFGGGCFSLVFGLICHAVITLRRNDK; encoded by the coding sequence TTGAACCAGGAACAGACGAATATTACAACAGGAAAGCAAATACGTCATCTGCGAACACAATTGGGAATGACACAGGAAGAACTAGCCGGGGAATTGAATGTTACCCGGCAGGCACTATCGAATTGGGAGAGAGATGTTAATGAACCCGATTTAAATATGTTGAAAAAAATTTGCTTTCTTTTTGGAGTCAACATGGACGATTTTGCGAAGGAGGTAATAACAAAGATGGAAACATATGAAAAAAAGGAGAAACGACAATTTAATAAGTACGATATGGCAATTGGACTTTTTTATGGTGTTGGTATATTTCTTGGCATTGGTATTTTCTTTGTTGGCGGTTTTATGACAATGTCAGGTGCAGGGTGGGGAGCATCACTATTTGGCGGTGGCTGTTTTTCTCTTGTATTTGGCTTGATATGCCATGCAGTTATTACATTGAGAAGAAATGACAAATGA
- a CDS encoding helix-turn-helix domain-containing protein, whose translation MSKLLPYETIVKAHEGDPDAIDTILSHYAGYIRYCSKVHGKVNAEVEEHIKQQLIAALFKFRFDR comes from the coding sequence ATGAGTAAACTTCTCCCCTATGAAACAATCGTCAAAGCCCATGAGGGCGACCCGGACGCAATCGACACCATTCTTTCCCACTATGCCGGATATATCCGCTACTGTTCCAAAGTACACGGGAAAGTCAACGCCGAAGTTGAGGAACATATAAAGCAACAGCTCATTGCCGCCCTGTTCAAATTTCGCTTTGACCGATAA